In Litorilinea aerophila, the genomic stretch GGCGTCCCCACCACCAGCACAGCCAGGATTTCACGGCCGACGGTGTCTGTGCCCAGGGGATATTCCAGGGAGGGTGGCTGGTCGGGCATGGCCGCCCCCACCTTGGCTCCGTTTTCATCCACAAAGAAGGAAGCCACCGGCCCAAACAGGGCCACGGCCAGCACCAGCACAATTCCGGTCAACAACAAGGGGTACTGCCGAATTCGGGCCAGCGTGGTCATCCAGTTGCCCATGGTTGCCATCGAATCTCAGTGCCTCTGATAGGTGATACGCGGGTCCAACAGGGGGTAGAGCAAATCCATCACCAGGGTGGCCAGGCCAATGGCCAGGATGAGGATGATGACCACACCATAGATGACAAAGTAGTCGAAAGTCTGAATGGCCCGATACAACACCGTGCCCACCCCCGGGTAGCCGAAGACCACCTCCACCAGGACCGCGCCGGACACGATGTAGCCCAGGGAGAGGGCCAGGGCGGTGGTTTGGGGCAGGAGGGCGTTGCGCAGGGCATACTTCAGGAAGATATCCCGGTCCTTGATGCCCTTGGCCTCGGCGAAAGTGATGTAATCCTCTTCCAGGCCGATGATCATCATCCCCCGCATGCCGATGGCCCACGTACCCAGGGAGGCCAGGATGATGGAGAGGGCCGGCAGGACCGAATGCCAGGCCGCGTCCATCAGAAAGCTCCAACTCAGCTTGGGAATGGCCCCCAGGGTATAGCCGCCGCTGAGGGGAAAGATCTTGAAGGTGAAGGCCAGAAAGTAGACCAGGATGAGCCCCAGCAGGTAAAAGGGCACCGCGGAGAGGGTCAGGAGAGGGGCCAGCAGGTAGTTAAGAAATCCAGGCGCCCGGGGCCAGGCAATCAGCGCGCCCAGAAGTGTCCCCAGGCCAAAAGCCAGGAGCGTGGCCAGCAGTAACAGGCCGATGGTCCAGGGGAGGGCCCGCATGATGATGTCGATCACCCGGCTGGGGAAATTGGCGATGGAGACGCCGAAATCCAACCGGGCCACATCGCCCAGGTAGCGCAGGTACTGCCGCCATAAGGGTTGATTCAGGCCGAACTTCTCTTCGTAGACCTGGACCACCCGCTCCATGTCGGTCTTGCCCGCGCCGCCGAAGGTCACCGCCTGCAACAGTTTCTCGCGGATGGGATTCACCGGCGCCAGGCGTGGCATGACGAAGTTCACCGTGGCCGCCAGCCACATGATCACCAAAAACACACCAATGCGACGGATAATATAGCCGAGATTCATCTGGGAGCCTTCACTCGTTCAGGCATGGGAAGGGACTACTACAGTCCGGCGTAAATACCACGGCAGAAATTCGGCGACACCACCTCTGATGGAAACCATCGGCGAATTTCTGTCAGGATAATTTCTGTCGGGATTTACTACGCATCTTCTGGCCCGGGGAGAGCCCCGCAGGTGCCCGGGGAGGGGTGC encodes the following:
- a CDS encoding ABC transporter permease, whose amino-acid sequence is MNLGYIIRRIGVFLVIMWLAATVNFVMPRLAPVNPIREKLLQAVTFGGAGKTDMERVVQVYEEKFGLNQPLWRQYLRYLGDVARLDFGVSIANFPSRVIDIIMRALPWTIGLLLLATLLAFGLGTLLGALIAWPRAPGFLNYLLAPLLTLSAVPFYLLGLILVYFLAFTFKIFPLSGGYTLGAIPKLSWSFLMDAAWHSVLPALSIILASLGTWAIGMRGMMIIGLEEDYITFAEAKGIKDRDIFLKYALRNALLPQTTALALSLGYIVSGAVLVEVVFGYPGVGTVLYRAIQTFDYFVIYGVVIILILAIGLATLVMDLLYPLLDPRITYQRH